A window of Punica granatum isolate Tunisia-2019 chromosome 8, ASM765513v2, whole genome shotgun sequence genomic DNA:
AATCAAATGTTGTGCCGGCAACAGCGAATATGACAGAGTACCTAATAGCTCCAGATTGACCACCTAAAATTGCAATTAGATTAGCTTACGTCATTCTGTCATTCTTCAGAACAAGAAAGCCATTTTCCTTTCTAATTATGAGTTTGCTGTCAAATGTTGACCGAAGAATCATACTACTGCTGTTCCATCTTTATCTTGGAGTTGCTACCACGAAGAGATGGGGCCTTCCATTTCCAAAAAcaaaactaaaaagaaaaaggcctACTGTGAAGCAACGATAGCATTATTGAGGAAAGAACTTAACCTTGAAGGCGCCCGAGTAGTGCACCAGTGCTGAATCCTGCAATTACAGAGTTCAGAAGATCCTCAGGATCTGCTCTTCGACTTACTCTGACAAATTCCCGAGCTCCTGCAGAGTTggaaaataattgattaacatTAACTgaaacgatatgctgaaattTCAACCACCAGTACAATGCGAACTTTTACGCCACCAAGAATTTTGGGTTAAGGTGCTAAAAGCTGATGCTCATCGTGCATCACCCTGTTGATGGACAATCAAGATTATAGCAAAGCCAATTCTTATACCACTTCGGGCAATTTCCTCTTCATTCAACAGCTGTGTGTTCTGAAAGCCAAAGTATCACGGAGGACTCCTCTTGAAAGATAGTTATACGACCAAGTAACGAAAAAGGAAACCTTTACAACAGTTATGAGTATCTTTTTCCCCGATTCTCAAAATCAAAAACAGAATTATATGTATGCACTGTGTGTTCCGTTGTCAAAAGCACAGCTCTAGACTCTAAATTGAAAGGAAGCATGCTTTGAGCTGCAGAAAGAACGCCTCTTGTCTATCCTCGTACAAATCATTCTGAAAGCCCTCATGGAAACTCAGGTGTACATGTCATAAACACCTTAGCAGCTCCAAATCAAGCCTACCTACTTCAATGCCTAGGACATTGCCTCTTTGGATCTTGACAACATAATTCCTCCTATAAAACCGGTGATGGCTTGTCCTCAACTTGCACAATGCCTTTTTAGATTTATCGACAGACAGATATCAAATCATTAGCTGAAAAGCCTAATCCTCTGCCAGCAGATTGAACAAGTGAAACTCCATAGAGCCATAACAGGGTTCACTATCGATATCCGATCTACAACCTCCCTCTCATGAACCAACATCAATAACTACCTGGTGCAATGCAATCTCCACGTATTGAAAGAACAAGCAAGGAATTACCGCAATAACAGCCCGCGACGATAGCAATATTAGTAGCATAAGTTGCAGAAATATTAGCCAAGCCATGAGTTCTCCTGTGCTTAGACACTAATCCAATTCCTCCTCCAGCAACCCCTGCCAAACCAAAAACGCGCAAACAGAGAAGAAATCTCGTCAGAGCTCCATCGAAACAATCAATTCAGCATTTTCACAAGAGATCGGGAGAAGAAAGTGATCAAAGTTCAAAACTTTTCACCATTCAAGAGAACCCCAGAAggcgaagagagagagagagacctcCGAGTAGAGTAGGGTATAGTATCCGCTCTCTCCAGTAATCACGGAACGAAGGAGGAGCAgaagatggagatggagatggagattCCTCGTCTGGGAGCTTCTGGTCGTCGCCTGAACCCATTGTCTGTGATGGGTTCTTCGTTCTTGGTCTGCAAGTTCAGTGCTTGATTGCTTTTGCGGCCCCTGCAAACGGCGAAATGCTCAGTTCTGTGTACCGTTCTTCGGAGGAAAGCACAACGAATGTGCTGTCGGATCAAACGGGTCGGGCCTTGAGGACGGGCCGGGCTAGTCTGGGTTCGGTTCTCAAAGCCCCGCCCATTTATCGTCCTAGTTGAGCGAGCTGCGTAAGGTCGGGGTCGGGCCTAGGCAACATTGGCAAGGTTGAAGTACTCAATCCGCTGATCGGGATTTGGTTCCTCTGCAGTTGGCAGTTCCACATCGACTGCAACTGATTGCCGAGACACGCACCCTCCATCCAACAGTTCAATTTCGAGCAGCATATGCATCTATTTAGCACATTCGAGGATACCAAACCGATGCCTTGATCAATCTCTAGCATGGAAGCCTCGGTTGCTGATGTTGGTTTGATCCTACGAGTTGGAAGTACTTCGACCAAACTACTACATcctattagtttttgggatgCGATAGCATGAGTGAACGAGGTCGATCTCACATTTTAACATAGAATGCCGATGGTCCCTTAAAAGGGACGTGATAAATTTCCATGAACTTCCTTGTGCTATTGTAGATTCCGTGTATTAAGGAGGGAAAATAAGATACTTCAccgaagaagaggaagaaccaATAAAATTCTACAATAAGATAGAACGGCATGCTTAACATTCGTCCCGTTACTTGCTATTAGACTAGTGTTCGACATGGCATGTTGCGAGTTAAGGTCTTCTAGAAGTTACTTCAGAAAGAGTGGGAAAATAAACTGGTGACATTTATGAGGGGTTTTATTGTGTTAATAAGGAGCTATAAGAATCTGCGTCTTGGAGGAGAGTGAATGGTAGGTGATTGGTATCTGATATATCGAGCCCTAATAGGGGCTTCCTATAACACAAGGAAACTAAAAAATTGTAGGCCAAATCGAGCTCAGAACCGAGTCACTAAATTTAATCGGCTCTGAGCCATGCGAGGGTCAGACAGGCTCGGCTTTTCTACAAGACCGAGGTGTCCTCAGGGTCTAGCTCCTCGGAACCCGACATGCTATTGGCTCCTTCCTGATCCCCCTCCCAGTCACTGTTCTGCATTGCAGCGGGCTCGGACTTCTTCTGTGACCTTGCCCCGACTCCCGATCTCTTGTGTTCTGTGAATATTAAGTTTGCCAAGACATACATAGAATCAGGTGAATGAAAACTAAAAGTTAGATTCTTGATGGTCAGTGACAACATAAAAGGATTTACTCTTATTGGTTATTGCGTGGCGAGTCAGCGCCAAGAATTCGTCCCAGCTGAGCTTCCGAAGTTCTTGCTTCTCTTCCTCAGACAGCTCGAAGTTGGGTTCCCTCCCGCACATGAATGCAGCTCTGCGACCAACCATGTTATAAATCTTAGATTACCCTCTACttctttttctcccttttcttGGAGAAAAGGAGATGTGGAGTATGCCACGAATCACAACTCTTGCTTCACACAAACGATGCTAGGCAAGTAACATGTTCTTTAAGTCTTGGTTTTTTCATGATTTTGTCCGGAAAAAGAATTGTCGCAAAACAAAACCTACATAAATTCATGCTCTACAATGAAAGTGTCGGCACCTGTCATAGAGACGAGCAGCCTCTACTTGAGAACCAACAGTTCCCAAGTGTATCTGCTTCTTGTCAACCTTTATAGCGGCTTGCCACTTCATATTCTTGAAGTACACTCCTCTCATCAGGCATTGCTCTTGGTTTTGGTGATGTTTCCTTCTATGCCGCTTTCGCCTCTTGATTGGTTGctctgaaaatatataaactcaGCAATGTCCTTGTAGAACTAGAATTTCAAAAGAACCATCACATCAACAGGAACAATTTAGCTTTCACTTTACTACTATATGCCCAAAAGAATTGCTTCCAAGGGACTACGTACACATCATATGAACAGGTGAGGCCCATAATTCATGCCATCAGATGTAACTGTGTTTCTTAGAAGCTTACTGTAACTGTTCTTTCACAAATTAAGACGAATGACTATGGCTAAAGTTCTAtaaaagtttcgtcatagcATCACGCAGCATATATTATCTTTCCTTAGTTTCCTGTTGATCTCGAATCATAAGAACTTCTAATGGGGCAAACACCAGCATGCCGTCCTTCCCCACCTTGAAGTGAGAAGTAAATATATTATCTGCAGTAATTAGCAAACTAAAGCTTTTTCAAGAAAGAACTTCTCAAACAAACATGTTATATTAGTTAAGTTCCTAGACATCttcaaaaatcatcaaaactGCAATGTCAAATGCCATTTTCCAAGTTATAACCACAAGTTTGGAACAAAATTTTCCAATTGATTTAGTGCCTTGGTTGATCAAACTAACAAAGAAGAAACTGATATTAGAGATGGCCAGTTTATTCAACCATTAGAAGGAAGCATCAGAATCACTGGTGATGTTCATTATTACATATTTCAAGAAGTGAAATCAGTTAAAACAAATGGaagtcatcatcatcatacatatatatatataatgtttctACAAGCAACAAACCTGGAGGCTGCTCATTCTTCTGCTCCTTCGATGAACTAGAGCCTGATAAATTTGATGATCCAGCTCCTATTATTGCAACGTTTTTCTGGATAATGAGATCAGAGATATTAGATACAGAACTGGAAAAGAATAGTGTTTCAATGGTACTAGTATCCTATCCTTCAAGCAAAACACCAACAAAGCATTTCCTATTGTATGACATGCAacattataagaaaaagagcaTGTGCATATGTAGTAGTATATTCTTTTTAATGACGCTGCTCCTGCTGATTCAGCTCTGCCGAACCACTTACACAAGGCAGGTTTGTAAATTTGCAAAAGTTTGAGGCACTTTTAttcggagagagagagtcggcaGATTTCCCTCCAAAAAGTTTCGGAGGAAAAATCATTTCTGTATTCTTCTTAGACCAtgtaatcaattaataaatgcaaGTCAACCGCATTGAGTCTCTCAAGCGCAAACATAAGGGAGTCTAGAGATCTCAGATAAAATTCTAGAATCAGCATTATAACACTTTCCATTGGCTAGATACCCCGTGAATCCAAAAACTCACAGTACTGCTTCTAAGTTATGCCAGTTATACTCTCCTCAAGGCATTCTATCTTAAGCTTCTTTCCTATCATTATGCTGATAAACTGAGGAAAGATGTCCTTTTGTCAGTTATATGGGGATAACTCAAATAAGAAACATATCAACACTTGAATATAAAGACATGAATTCTTTTTGTCAGCTTCTTACCGTGTCGAAATCCTTCACGTCATCCAATGGCAATGGATGGACAGTAACGGGTTTGAAGCTCGTGTTAGGACTATCAGTCACATTTACATCTGAAGACTTGGGAAGTGGAAAAGAGTTTTTTCCTAAAAACACAAATGCAGGATTTATGAGTGAACAAGAAAGAGGTAACAAGGACATAGCACAAACTATATTTCGTTTCACCAAGATATGATAATAAACAGTTCAAGCTTACCAGAACAGAGTCCCAATAGCTTGCGCCTCCTTAGGCTCACCATGGTTCGGTTCAATTCCTGATCAGTTCGCAGTGGTACATCTAGTAGATCTGAGCATCATTTAGAGTGCTGCTTGAAACAGTAAAGGAGACGAGTTGTAAGAAAGTAAGAGAACACAATTATAACTACACAGATAAAAGAAAACCTGAAAGTTCTAGTTTCATACTTCATGAAGTTAATCTAAAGAAACCAATTCAACGATCAACTTCTCAATCACCAGAAGAATGAAACTCAAACTactgaaagaaaatgaagtgtCCGAAGATGTTATGGAAGAGGAAGCCCCGTTAATTATGCTCCTGAATGATAGACAAGTTTCATCCTTTAAGTGCTCTACTTACATTAGAAAAGAATGCTAAACTACCCGAGACTTCCTTGTAGCTTAAAGTTACCGATGTGCCAGAATTAACTTCCACCACCCAATATAATCTGAAACAGGCAAGCATCTATGGAAACCCAAGCTGAGAATCTAAATTGCCCCGAAATCTCAACGCCATCCTTGAGAACGTCATAAAGTTAACCCACTTCAGGGTCCTACCAAAACATGACGTCTGAACCAAACCCACTAGGATGAAACGATCATAACTTACATAAACCTAAGCAAGACCCAGCAGCCACCCAGCAAGAAGCTCACAGATCGT
This region includes:
- the LOC116187538 gene encoding ethylene-responsive transcription factor-like protein At4g13040 produces the protein MVSLRRRKLLGLCSGKNSFPLPKSSDVNVTDSPNTSFKPVTVHPLPLDDVKDFDTKNVAIIGAGSSNLSGSSSSKEQKNEQPPEQPIKRRKRHRRKHHQNQEQCLMRGVYFKNMKWQAAIKVDKKQIHLGTVGSQVEAARLYDRAAFMCGREPNFELSEEEKQELRKLSWDEFLALTRHAITNKKHKRSGVGARSQKKSEPAAMQNSDWEGDQEGANSMSGSEELDPEDTSVL
- the LOC116187539 gene encoding uncharacterized protein LOC116187539 → MGSGDDQKLPDEESPSPSPSSAPPSFRDYWRERILYPTLLGGVAGGGIGLVSKHRRTHGLANISATYATNIAIVAGCYCGAREFVRVSRRADPEDLLNSVIAGFSTGALLGRLQGGQSGAIRYSVIFAVAGTTFDYATMKLKPMLEGFGESVFGQDENGQSQFKLPEWSPIQVLDEDALAAKKAREEKLYSQRVLGKMSKEES